From the genome of Ziziphus jujuba cultivar Dongzao chromosome 6, ASM3175591v1, one region includes:
- the LOC107431138 gene encoding purine permease 21-like yields the protein MANTPELQLNVRDEEDDKHITNSDSSAGSRKLNYKGWIRRGMYMIFFIAGQATGTMLGRLYYAQGGQSKWLSALLLAVGFPVLLPFYFISSSPNPTTINVGNQTKPSSTLALAMVYLTLGLLTAAGCFLTAYGLSYLPVSTLIIVMSSQLAFTSLFSNFLNSQKFNAFIINSVVLLTISSTLIAFQPGSSKLTGVSKAKQAIGFICTLGASVCASILLTLTQFFFKRVIRKQTFNTMLNLIIVESLVVSCLILISFLISNEWKSLSKEMEEFGLGKVSYVMTVVWMAATYQLAQIGAVGLIFEVSSLCCNVMGFSSLPAIQVLAVIVFHDKMDGVKVMAMILAIWGFVSYTYQLYLNDIKCEIPYWLEMRTKHAL from the exons ATGGCAAACACTCCAGAACTGCAGCTTAATGTAAGAG ATGAGGAAGATGACAAGCATATCACAAATTCAGACTCATCAGCTGGATCAAGAAAATTGAACTACAAAGGGTGGATTAGAAGAGGCATGTATATGATCTTCTTCATTGCAGGGCAAGCAACAGGAACTATGTTAGGAAGATTGTATTATGCTCAGGGCGGACAGAGCAAATGGTTGTCAGCTTTGCTTCTAGCTGTAGGCTTTCCTGTTCTTCTTCCATTCTACTTCATTTCTTCATCACCAAACCCCACCACCATTAATGTTGGAAACCAGACAAAACCATCTTCTACCTTAGCCTTAGCAATGGTTTATTTAACCCTTGGTTTGCTCACAGCAGCAGGGTGCTTCTTGACTGCGTATGGACTTTCTTACCTCCCGGTTTCTACACTTATAATCGTCATGTCGTCGCAACTGGCTTTCACTTCTTTGTTCTCCAACTTTCTCAATTCCCAAAAGTTCAATGCTTTCATTATCAATTCGGTAGTGCTTCTCACCATCTCCTCCACTCTCATTGCCTTTCAACCCGGATCTTCGAAGCTCACTGGAGTTTCAAAAGCGAAGCAAGCGATAGGATTCATTTGCACTTTAGGTGCTTCGGTTTGTGCATCGATTTTGCTTACCCTAACACAGTTCTTCTTCAAGAGAGTTATAAGGAAGCAAACTTTCAACACCATGCTCAACTTGATAATCGTCGAGTCATTGGTAGTGAGTTGTTTGATACTGATTAGTTTCCTTATTAGCAATGAATGGAAGAGCTTGAGCAAAGAAATGGAGGAGTTTGGATTGGGAAAGGTTTCCTATGTAATGACTGTTGTATGGATGGCCGCTACTTACCAGCTTGCGCAAATTGGTGCAGTGGGACTTATATTTGAAGTGTCTTCTCTGTGTTGCAATGTAATGGGTTTTTCGAGTCTTCCTGCTATTCAAGTTCTAGCTGTGATTGTTTTCCATGACAAAATGGATGGTGTAAAAGTGATGGCAATGATTTTGGCCATCTGGGGCTTTGTTTCTTATACCTATCAGCTCTATCTTAATGACATTAAGTGTGAGATCCCATATTGGTTGGAAatgagaacgaagcatgccttataa
- the LOC107431175 gene encoding purine permease 21-like: MRSSFRSRTQLALSALSFLDMADIQEPQDHHINVLDLEDNSKASSSSTENSTNFQARNYKWWIRISMYILFVLCGQSTATLLGRLYYDQGGHSKWIATLVQTVGFPILLPFYFISSSSSSSNPTTINGSNNNNQAKPKSILVSLSMVYVTLGLLIATSCFLISYGLMYLQVSTLSIILASQLGFTAFFSFFLNSQKFTPFIVNSIFLLTISSVLIAFQPNSSNLNGVSKAKQAIGFICTLASSALNALILALSQFFFRKVIKKETFKAVLNLILFESIVASFAIVVGLFASSEWNGLGGEMVGFGLGKASYVMTLVWTAITWMLFQIGAVGLIFEISSLFCNVISALALPLTQVLAVIVFHDKMDGVKAMAMVLAIWGSGSYIYQHYIDDYKAKKNNNVAENYGNSSTGVLAS, encoded by the exons ATGAGATCCAGCTTTAGATCAAGAACACAGTTGGCTCTCAGTGCGCTAAGCTTTTTGGACATGGCAGATATTCAAGAACCCCAAGATCACCATATTAATGTATTGG ATCTGGAAGACAATAGCAAAGCAAGCTCATCCTCAACTGAAAATTCCACGAACTTTCAAGCAAGAAACTACAAGTGGTGGATTCGAATATCCATgtatatactttttgttttgtgtgGACAATCAACAGCAACCCTTTTGGGAAGATTATATTATGATCAAGGTGGACATAGCAAATGGATAGCTACTCTTGTTCAAACTGTGGGTTTTCCAATTCTCCTTCCTTTCTATTtcatatcttcttcttcttcttcatcaaacCCTACCACCATTAATGGAAGCAATAATAACAACCAAGCAAAACCAAAGTCTATCTTAGTATCCCTATCAATGGTTTATGTTACCCTAGGCTTGCTCATAGCAACAAGCTGTTTCTTAATCTCATATGGGCTTATGTACCTTCAAGTTTCTACTTTGTCAATCATTTTAGCATCCCAACTAGGTTTCACtgctttcttctctttcttcctcAATTCCCAAAAGTTCACTCCTTTCATCGTGAACTCCATTTTCCTTCTCACTATCTCCTCCGTCCTCATCGCCTTTCAACCTAATTCTTCGAACCTCAACGGTGTCTCTAAAGCAAAGCAGGCAATAGGGTTCATATGCACTCTTGCTTCTTCAGCACTCAACGCGCTCATCCTCGCTCTCTCGCAGTTCTTCTTCCGAAAggttataaaaaaagaaaccttCAAAGCTGTTTTGAACTTGATTTTGTTTGAGTCGATAGTAGCAAGCTTTGCTATAGTGGTTGGTCTTTTTGCTAGCAGTGAATGGAATGGTTTAGGTGGAGAAATGGTGGGGTTTGGGTTGGGAAAAGCTTCTTATGTTATGACTCTTGTTTGGACTGCTATAACTTGGATGCTTTTTCAAATTGGTGCGGTGggattgatatttgaaatttcttctttgttctgcaatgtgatttctgcttTGGCTTTGCCTCTTACTCAAGTTTTGGCTGTGATTGTTTTCCATGATAAGATGGATGGCGTTAAGGCTATGGCAATGGTTTTGGCCATTTGGGGCTCGGGCTCCTATATCTACCAGCATTACATTGATGATTATAAGGCAAAGAAGAATAACAATGTAGctgaaaattatggaaattcaagTACTGGAGTACTAGCTAGCTAA
- the LOC107431164 gene encoding purine permease 21: MDLEKESNPQNQNSTNFSGRNCKWWIKMVMSMVFVLAGQASATLLGRLYYAKGGQRQWIAAFVQTVGFPILLPFYLLSSSSSPNSTTSGNTTNQTKSPSFLALTMVYAILGFLIALSSFLSSYGLSYLSASTFAIIFASQLGFTALFSFFLNSQKFTPFIINSLILLTISSVLLAFQPSSSSLAGVSKAKHAIGFICTVLAAAGTALSLALSQFFFRKIIKKENFSAVLDMIFFESFFASCMILIGLFASGEWKGLRGEMEGYELGKVSYVMTLTWTAISWQLFQIGAVGLIFEVSSLFCNVMSALGLPLIQVFAVIIFHDKMDGLKVVAMILAIWGFVSYIYQHYIDEHKSKTSNSTENNANANGVVVTKPPV; this comes from the exons ATGG ATCTAGAGAAAGAATCAAACCCACAAAAccaaaattcaacaaacttcAGTGGGAGAAATTGCAAATGGTGGATAAAAATGGTGATGTCTATGGTGTTTGTGTTGGCTGGTCAAGCTTCAGCAACCCTTCTGGGAAGATTGTATTATGCTAAAGGTGGACAAAGACAATGGATTGCAGCTTTTGTCCAAACTGTGGGTTTCCCAATACTCCTTCCTTTTTatcttctatcttcttcttcatccccAAATTCCACAACCAGTGGTAACACCACCAACCAAACAAAATCACCCTCTTTCTTAGCCCTCACAATGGTCTATGCTATTCTTGGTTTTCTTATAGCTCTGAGCTCTTTCTTATCCTCATATGGCCTTTCATACCTCTCAGCTTCCACTTTCGCAATCATTTTTGCATCCCAATTGGGTTTCACagctcttttttcatttttcttaaattccCAAAAATTCACTCCTTTCATTATCAATTCCTTAATCCTCCTCACAATCTCCTCTGTCCTCCTTGCTTTTCAACCAAGTTCCTCATCACTCGCCGGGGTTTCAAAAGCAAAGCATGCAATTGGGTTCATTTGCACTGTTCTTGCTGCAGCAGGGACAGCACTCAGTCTTGCTCTCTCACAGTTCTTCTTCaggaaaattatcaaaaaggaaaatttttcagCTGTTTTGGACATGATTTTCTTTGAGTCATTCTTTGCGAGCTGTATGATTTTGATTGGGCTTTTTGCTAGTGGTGAGTGGAAGGGGCTGCGCGGAGAAATGGAAGGGTATGAATTGGGGAAAGTTTCCTATGTAATGACTCTTACATGGACTGCAATTTCTTGGCAACTTTTCCAAATTGGTGCAGTGGGGCTGATATTTGAAGTATCTTCTCTGTTCTGCAATGTTATGAGTGCTTTGGGATTGCCTCTGATTCAAGTATTTGCCGTGATCATTTTCCATGACAAAATGGATGGTCTAAAGGTTGTGGCAATGATTTTGGCCATTTGGGGATTTGTTTCTTATATTTATCAGCACTATATTGATGAGCACAAGTCCAAGACTAGTAATAGTACTGAAAATAATGCAAATGCTAATGGAGTCGTAGTTACAAAACCTCCTGTGTGA
- the LOC125419137 gene encoding purine permease 21, translating to MHENLKRNKEIKEKKKQKKREPLLLFAFYRTSSPLDRKQHMAETQEINLHVMVQDDQENKETKLEAARNYQWWIRIAIYILFLLCGQSSATLLGRLYYDQGGQRKWIAALVQVVGFPILLPLYFISSSSSSSSKFGKQQAKPSSPSLLALSMVYGVLGLIIALGSFLTSYGFLYLPASTFTIIFASQLGFTALFSFFLNSQKFTPFIINSIVLLTISSTLLAFQPNSSSLSGVSKAKQAIGFICTVCSSALAALGLSLSQFFFRRVIKKESFRVVLDMVIFELLVASCMILVGVFASGEWKDLSKEMDGFGLGKISYVMTLLWSTIVLQVFQIGIVALIFEVSSLFCNIISALALPIVQVLAAIIFHDNMDGLKVISIVLAIGGSVSYIYQNYLDDQKSKSSTTVESANSNAHIGVSEAASSM from the exons ATGCATGAGAActtgaaaagaaataaagaaataaaggaaaaaaaaaaacaaaaaaaaagagagccGTTGCTACTGTTTGCATTTTATAGAACCTCTTCACCTTTGGATCGGAAACAACATATGGCAGAAACTCAAGAAATTAATCTTCACGTAATGG tacaAGATGATCAGGAAAACAAGGAAACAAAACTTGAAGCAGCAAGAAATTACCAGTGGTGGATAAGAATAGCAATTTATATACTATTTCTGTTGTGTGGCCAATCATCAGCAACCCTTTTGGGGAGATTGTATTATGATCAAGGTGGACAAAGGAAATGGATAGCAGCTCTTGTCCAAGTTGTTGGTTTTCCAATTCTACTTCCTTTGTatttcatttcttcttcttcttcttcatcatccaaattTGGAAAACAGCAAGCGAAACCTTCATCACCTTCTCTTTTAGCCCTATCAATGGTTTATGGTGTTTTAGGCCTAATTATCGCATTAGGCTCGTTCTTAACCTCCTACGGGTTTTTGTACCTCCCAGCTTCCACTTTTACAATCATTTTTGCATCCCAGTTGGGCTTCACAGctctcttctccttcttcctcaATTCCCAAAAGTTCACACCTTTCATTATCAATTCCATTGTCCTTCTCACTATCTCCTCCACCCTACTTGCTTTTCAACCCAATTCTTCGTCCCTCTCGGGAGTCTCTAAAGCAAAGCAAGCAATAGGTTTCATATGCACTGTTTGCTCATCAGCTTTAGCTGCACTTGGGCTTTCGCTCTCACAGTTCTTCTTCCGCAGAGTTATAAAGAAGGAATCTTTTAGAGTTGTGTTGGATATGGTAATCTTTGAGTTGCTAGTAGCAAGTTGCATGATCTTGGTTGGTGTTTTTGCTAGCGGTGAGTGGAAGGATTTAAGCAAAGAGATGGATGGATTTGGATTGGGTAAAATTTCCTATGTCATGACTCTTCTTTGGAGTACTATAGTTTTGCAAGTTTTCCAAATTGGTATAGTGGCTCTTATTTTTGaggtttcttctcttttctgcAATATCATAAGTGCTTTGGCATTGCCTATTGTTCAAGTCTTGGCTGCTATCATTTTCCATGACAATATGGACGGTTTGAAAGTGATTTCAATAGTTTTGGCTATTGGGGGCTCTGTTTCTTATATCTATCAGAACTACCTTGACGATCAGAAGTCCAAGAGTAGTACTACCGTTGAAAGTGCAAATTCAAATGCCCATATTGGAGTTTCAGAAGCAGCTTCCTCTATGTGA
- the LOC125419074 gene encoding purine permease 21, translating into MAETPELQLSIRDQEHNENQNTNSSSAGSRNINFKKWIKMGMYMIFFFAGQATGTMLGRLYYAQGGQSKWLSALLQAIGFPLLLPLYFISPSSPSSNPTTNGGNQTKPPSVLALAMVYTILGLLTAVGCFLTAYGLSYLPVSTFLVIMSSQLVFTSLFSYFLNSQKFNAFIINSVVLLTISSTLVAFQPGSSKLTGVSKAKQAIGFICALGASVCASLMLTLTQFFFRKVIRKQTFNAMLDVIIYESLVASCLILIGFFVSKEWKSLSKEMEVFGLGKASYVLTVVWQATSYQLGQIGALGLIFEVSSLFCNVMGFSTVPAVQILAVIIFHDEVDGVKVIAMILSFWGFVSYVYQLYLDDIKSKTAQLNASSSNGERLANDLHQQGI; encoded by the exons ATGGCAGAGACTCCAGAACTGCAGCTTAGCATAAGAG ACCAAGAACATAATGAGAACCAGAACACAAACTCATCATCAGCTGGATCAAGAAACATAAACTTCAAAAAATGGATCAAAATGGGCATGTATATGATCTTCTTCTTCGCAGGGCAAGCAACAGGAACGATGTTAGGAAGATTGTATTACGCTCAAGGTGGACAGAGCAAATGGTTATCAGCTCTGCTTCAAGCTATAGgctttcctcttcttcttccattgTACTTCATTTCTCCATCATCACCATCCTCAAACCCTACCACAAATGGTGGAAACCAGACAAAACCACCTTCTGTCTTAGCCTTAGCAATGGTTTACACAATACTTGGTTTGCTCACAGCAGTAGGTTGCTTCTTGACTGCGTATGGACTTTCTTACCTCCCGGTGTCTACCTTTTTGGTCATCATGTCGTCGCAGCTGGTTTTCACTTCTTTGTTCTCCTACTTTCTCAATTCCCAAAAGTTCAACGCTTTCATTATCAATTCAGTAGTGCTTCTCACCATCTCCTCCACTCTCGTTGCCTTTCAACCCGGGTCTTCGAAGCTCACCGGAGTTTCAAAAGCGAAGCAAGCGATAGGATTCATTTGCGCTTTAGGTGCTTCGGTTTGTGCATCCCTTATGCTTACCCTAACACAGTTCTTCTTCAGGAAAGTTATAAGGAAGCAAACTTTCAACGCCATGCTCGACGTGATAATCTACGAGTCGTTGGTAGCGAGCTGTTTGATACTGATTGGTTTCTTTGTTAGCAAAGAGTGGAAGAGCTTGAGCAAAGAAATGGAAGTGTTTGGATTGGGAAAGGCTTCCTACGTATTGACTGTTGTATGGCAAGCCACCAGTTACCAGCTTGGCCAAATTGGTGCATTGGGACTTATATTTGAAGTGTCTTCTCTGTTCTGCAATGTAATGGGTTTTTCGACTGTTCCTGCTGTTCAAATTCTAGCAGTGATTATTTTCCATGATGAAGTGGATGGTGTAAAAGTGATTGCTATGATTTTGTCATTTTGGGGCTTTGTTTCTTATGTCTATCAGCTCTATCTCGATGACATCAAGTCCAAAACAGCTCAGTTAAATGCTTCATCTTCCAACGGAGAGAGGTTAGCAAATGATCTTCATCAACAAGGCATATAA